A genomic window from Populus nigra chromosome 7, ddPopNigr1.1, whole genome shotgun sequence includes:
- the LOC133698912 gene encoding uncharacterized protein LOC133698912 isoform X1, with amino-acid sequence MEFFNQAKAVRLKSHHDKYLVADEDEETVRQSRNGSSRRARWTVEFVQGNNHQIRLKSCYGKYLTASENPFLLGMAGKRVVQDMPVSVQDCSIDWEPRTEGFRVKLKTRGGKFLRANGSMPPWRNAVTHDIPHRTVTQDWVLWEVDVMDIIESDLQLKGYISPASSFPSSVGSQLSSSQRSDVDSQLVSSLASNTHSLARESAMELFEKAKSVRLRSHHDKYLLADDDEETVSQERNGTIRNAIWTVEIVGNSNAIRLKSCFGKYLTASNLPLLLGMRGKKVLQTLPAGRLDSSVEWEPIREGIQVRLRTRYGQYLRANGGVPPWRNHITHDIPHRSSTQDWILWDVDVVEIRVQDLTPPPPPPPRQRRPSDQIETAPNYEPSSPTYISTTPPKLTRQESDDSLEGSPVKNEGRVIHYSVSMNEDADDVEEHSFSFKGRMVEELKNKLEEETGLIDIQICSRNPLNGKFYPLRLHLPPNNTEMHVVVVPSSGRG; translated from the exons ATGGAGTTCTTCAACCAGGCGAAAGCAGTGAGACTGAAGAGTCACCATGACAAGTACCTAGTTGCAGATGAGGATGAAGAAACTGTTCGGCAGAGCCGCAACGGATCGTCACGAAGAGCCCGTTGGACAGTAGAGTTTGTTCAGGGAAATAACCATCAAATCCGACTAAAAAGTTGCTATGGAAAGTATCTTACAGCCTCGGAGAATCCATTCTTGCTAGGCATGGCGGGGAAGAGAGTGGTGCAAGACATGCCGGTATCTGTACAGGATTGTTCAATTGATTGGGAACCAAGAACTGAAGGGTTTCGTGTCAAGTTAAAGACAAGAGGAGGCAAGTTCTTGCGTGCCAACGGAAGCATGCCACCATGGAGAAACGCGGTCACACATGACATCCCACATAGGACTGTAACACAAGATTGGGTGCTTTGGGAAGTGGATGTGATGGACATAATCGAAAGTGATTTACAATTAAAGGGTTATATATCACCTGCTTCTAGCTTTCCCTCTTCAGTTGGATCGCAGCTTTCCAGTTCACAGCGTTCGGATGTAGACTCCCAGCTGGTCTCTAGTTTAGCTAGCAACACGCATTCTCTTGCAAGAGAG AGTGCCATGGAACTCTTTGAGAAAGCAAAATCTGTTCGTCTTCGGAGCCACCATGACAAGTATCTATTAgcagatgatgatgaagaaaccGTTAGCCAAGAGCGAAATGGGACAATCAGGAACGCCATATGGACGGTGGAAATTGTCGGAAATAGCAATGCTATACGTTTGAAAAGTTGTTTTGGCAAATATTTAACAGCCAGTAACTTGCCATTGTTGCTGGGAATGAGAGGCAAGAAAGTACTGCAAACTTTGCCTGCTGGACGATTGGATTCTTCTGTGGAATGGGAGCCTATTAGGGAAGGTATCCAGGTTAGGCTCAGGACTCGTTACGGACAATATTTACGAGCAAATGGAGGCGTACCGCCATGGAGAAATCACATAACACATGATATTCCTCATAGATCTTCCACGCAGGATTGGATTCTATGGGATGTGGATGTTGTAGAGATAAGAGTTCAAGATCttacacctccacctccacctccaccacgACAACGACGACCTAGTGATCAAATCGAAACGGCACCAAATTATGAGCCCAGTTCACCAACATACATTTCAACTACACCACCCAAATTGACAAGACAAGAG TCTGATGATTCTTTGGAAGGTTCACCAGTAAAAAATGAAGGCAGGGTGATACATTACAGTGTGTCTATGAATGAAGATGCAGATGATGTTGAAGAACATTCCTTCTCATTTAAGGGAAGAATGGTGGAGGAATTGAAGAATAAGTTGGAAGAAGAGACAGGGCTCATTGATATCCAAATTTGTTCTAGGAATCCATTAAATGGGAAGTTCTATCCCCTTCGGTTACATCTTCCACCAAACAACACAGAAATGCATGTTGTTGTCGTTCCCTCATCAGGGAGAGGttag
- the LOC133698912 gene encoding uncharacterized protein LOC133698912 isoform X2, with product MELFEKAKSVRLRSHHDKYLLADDDEETVSQERNGTIRNAIWTVEIVGNSNAIRLKSCFGKYLTASNLPLLLGMRGKKVLQTLPAGRLDSSVEWEPIREGIQVRLRTRYGQYLRANGGVPPWRNHITHDIPHRSSTQDWILWDVDVVEIRVQDLTPPPPPPPRQRRPSDQIETAPNYEPSSPTYISTTPPKLTRQESDDSLEGSPVKNEGRVIHYSVSMNEDADDVEEHSFSFKGRMVEELKNKLEEETGLIDIQICSRNPLNGKFYPLRLHLPPNNTEMHVVVVPSSGRG from the exons ATGGAACTCTTTGAGAAAGCAAAATCTGTTCGTCTTCGGAGCCACCATGACAAGTATCTATTAgcagatgatgatgaagaaaccGTTAGCCAAGAGCGAAATGGGACAATCAGGAACGCCATATGGACGGTGGAAATTGTCGGAAATAGCAATGCTATACGTTTGAAAAGTTGTTTTGGCAAATATTTAACAGCCAGTAACTTGCCATTGTTGCTGGGAATGAGAGGCAAGAAAGTACTGCAAACTTTGCCTGCTGGACGATTGGATTCTTCTGTGGAATGGGAGCCTATTAGGGAAGGTATCCAGGTTAGGCTCAGGACTCGTTACGGACAATATTTACGAGCAAATGGAGGCGTACCGCCATGGAGAAATCACATAACACATGATATTCCTCATAGATCTTCCACGCAGGATTGGATTCTATGGGATGTGGATGTTGTAGAGATAAGAGTTCAAGATCttacacctccacctccacctccaccacgACAACGACGACCTAGTGATCAAATCGAAACGGCACCAAATTATGAGCCCAGTTCACCAACATACATTTCAACTACACCACCCAAATTGACAAGACAAGAG TCTGATGATTCTTTGGAAGGTTCACCAGTAAAAAATGAAGGCAGGGTGATACATTACAGTGTGTCTATGAATGAAGATGCAGATGATGTTGAAGAACATTCCTTCTCATTTAAGGGAAGAATGGTGGAGGAATTGAAGAATAAGTTGGAAGAAGAGACAGGGCTCATTGATATCCAAATTTGTTCTAGGAATCCATTAAATGGGAAGTTCTATCCCCTTCGGTTACATCTTCCACCAAACAACACAGAAATGCATGTTGTTGTCGTTCCCTCATCAGGGAGAGGttag
- the LOC133698188 gene encoding uncharacterized protein LOC133698188, producing the protein MSFHLARFFLQFGISSRTASINSSSGYYDLLFNPNKRKFTATAIPTAQKSSKEELLVVVGGGAAGVYGAIRAKTLAPNLDVLVVEKGNPLSKVKISGGGRCNVTNGHCSDIKILAEQYPRGHREFKGSFFDMHGPADTMSWFTDHGVALKIEEDGRVFPTSNSSSSVIDCLLSEAKHRGVSLQTRKVVSSASVEAGGKFLLKLEKRTVSFIENVKADYLLIASGSSQQGHSLAAQLGHSIVDPVPSLFTFKIADSGLAELSGVTFPKVEVKLKLENILRNTPHLTQVGPMLATHWGLSGPVILRLSAWGARDLFNSGYKGTLIVDFVPDLHIEDMKSILNRHKHKYAKQKALNSWPLGFSLTKRFWKYIVDREGLIGDALWASISNNSIVSIAHLLKHCAFEITGKGQYKDEFVTAGGVPLSEISLNTMESKKCARLFFAGEVLNVDGVTGGFNFQNAWSGGYIAGTSIGGLAAEATLEEGIL; encoded by the exons ATGAGCTTCCATTTAGCGCGTTTCTTTCTCCAATTCGGAATATCTTCAAGAACTGCTAGTATTAACTCCAGTAGTGGTTATTACGATCTCCTTTTCAATCCCAACAAACGCAAATTTACTGCAACTGCCATTCCTACAGCCCAAAAG TCAAGTAAAGAAGAGCTTTTGGTAGTTGTTGGAGGTGGAGCAGCTGGAGTGTATGGAGCTATTAGAGCCAAGACTCTGGCTCCTAATCTTGATGTCCTTGTTGTAGAGAAAGGAAATCCTTTATCTAAg GTGAAAATATCAGGGGGAGGCAGATGCAACGTGACAAATGGGCATTGTTCTGACATTAAG ATTTTAGCGGAACAATATCCCAGGGGTCACAGAGAATTCAAAGGTTCTTTCTTTGACATGCATGGCCCAGCAGATACAATGTCCTGGTTTACTGATCATGGGGTGGCTTTAAAG ATTGAGGAGGATGGAAGAGTGTTTCCCACCAGCAACAGCTCGTCTTCAGTAATTGATTGTCTTCTGTCTGAAGCCAAACATAGAGgag TTTCATTGCAGACTAGAAAAGTTGTATCAAGTGCATCTGTTGAAGCTGGTGGAAAGTTTCTTTTGAAGCTTGAGAAACGTACAGTCAGTTTCATTGAAAATGTCAAAGCTGATTATCTATTGATTGCTAGTGGGAGTAGCCAGCAG GGTCATAGTCTTGCAGCTCAGCTTGGTCATTCAATTGTAGATCCAGTACCGAGCTTATTCACTTTTAAGATTGCAGATTCAGGACTAGCAGAATTATCAGGG GTTACATTTCCGAAGGTTGAAGTGAAGCTGAAATTAGAAAACATTCTGAGGAACACACCACACCTTACACAG GTTGGGCCCATGTTAGCTACACACTGGGGTCTCAGTGGGCCTGTGATTCTTCGGCTTTCTGCTTGGGGGGCACGTGATCTGTTCAATTCAGGTTACAAAG GCACACTTATAGTGGATTTTGTTCCTGATTTGCATATAGAAGACATGAAGTCAATCCTTAATCGACACAAGCATAAATATGCA AAACAAAAGGCACTTAATTCATGGCCATTGGGGTTCAGCCTTACAAAGAGATTTTGGAAATATATTGTGGATCGAGAG GGTCTGATTGGAGATGCACTGTGGGCCTCCATATCAAACAATTCCATTGTTTCTATTGCTCATCTTTTAAAGCATTGTGCATTTGAAATAACAGGAAAG GGCCAGTATAAGGATGAATTTGTCACTGCTGGAGGTGTTCCTTTATCTgag ATCTCTTTGAACACAATGGAAAGCAAGAAATGTGCACGTCTTTTCTTTGCAGGAGAG GTGCTGAATGTTGATGGGGTAACTGGTGGTTTTAACTTCCAG AATGCATGGTCTGGTGGATATATTGCTGGTACAAGCATTGGTGGACTAGCGGCTGAAGCTACTTTGGAAGAGGGCATTCTTTGA